From Calditrichota bacterium, the proteins below share one genomic window:
- a CDS encoding LapA family protein — MWIIRWTIIGAVTLIVAGFAMQNAGSVEVMLWTWKSQPVPLYLVAYAAFAVGIILAALIAAVNQVQHRMKLHRANKEISRLRTELDRLRTVTLDDELMADGGEE, encoded by the coding sequence ATGTGGATAATACGCTGGACGATCATCGGCGCGGTAACCTTGATCGTGGCCGGCTTTGCGATGCAGAATGCCGGGAGCGTCGAAGTGATGCTCTGGACCTGGAAGTCGCAGCCGGTGCCGCTCTACCTCGTCGCCTACGCGGCATTCGCGGTCGGCATTATATTGGCCGCACTGATTGCAGCGGTCAATCAAGTGCAGCACCGGATGAAACTGCACCGGGCAAATAAGGAGATCAGCCGCCTCCGCACCGAACTCGACCGTCTGCGGACCGTAACGCTCGACGATGAACTGATGGCCGACGGAGGCGAAGAGTGA
- a CDS encoding T9SS type A sorting domain-containing protein, translating to MSDKDTCARRTPSSGRFLKAIRERRMTRFSRIINGATLLIALLAPLHATQLVRVAVEDYRDFERLQAAGLDLTHLSPDGMVEVALRDDSDRARLNSLGLNYYVAIEDVESFFARRLGAARRDDMGGYMTFAEIVARMNELREIASDLVSEPVVIGRSLQDRPIYAVKVSDNPDEDEEDEPEALYTSLIHAREVITAEVLFGVIEHLIGNYGADDRITRLVDERQLWFILCHNPDGYYENERSNPDGGGMWRKNMRNNGDGTIGVDLNRNFGFQWGFDNVGSSPSGNSETYRGPSAFSEPETDAVRRWVNNRRFSISIYFHSYSNLCLYPVGYDFLQPPDLAVFNALGRRMALENDYLVGAPWEIIYRVNGSSDDWLYFSDEHRPIYAYTVEVGSVEDFFWPPLNRVEPLVRENIETCLAVAEFADLPSRVLRPPAVTGFEAIYRPEADAVHLVWDEVEDDDNPPSGYRVRVQRPVEPIFDDAESGGALWERVNFAISQVDQHSGQRSYRASIASIMATLTLREEIPLPDTIWAWVNYNLRTQNGHGLACEISSDGFEWHPLPGDSTRNLVLNDQNLGPVLTGNSNGWRRAWWTTGGEADAMRRIRFRHYQFGSRRNDEIAFIDDIGPLAAYEDQAVLADSLDATEWDDRFRGDEFEYQVQAFDAEGDRSFWSPPRQAGARPGVTLALPRGWSLVSAPVSTDPPSVASIFARLIDDDRLILIKNGFGRFILPDWNIDQLGDWNPLAGYHVWLTEAAEVVFAGELVAAESPIPLLTGWNTIAYLPETPLDAPEALASVRDNLLHVKDGAGRFWAVEEGFNNLGDLAPGNGYKLKMRRSDTLIYPEVEGIIRHRIRFVAASNPIYDAPGPENQSLILEWLEPPLTGTIQFFDGEGNICGALETGLNSLQGLRQGAAIWGETEPGGSGYAEGERIRALWRPIEGEGSREVRLMPVSGPDRFTRDGLTLLMALLEPDPMPARKSILNAHPNPFNARTTISIETAPSEPVDLRVYDLAGRLVGGVRLQSRDDGALSWDWNAGGHPAGLYVVQARIGADLNSAPRKLKLLLLP from the coding sequence TTGAGCGACAAAGATACTTGTGCTCGCCGGACGCCTTCGTCCGGCAGGTTTCTGAAGGCTATAAGGGAGCGAAGAATGACCCGATTCAGTAGGATAATCAACGGTGCAACACTGCTAATAGCCCTTCTCGCACCGCTGCACGCCACCCAACTGGTGCGTGTGGCGGTGGAGGACTATCGGGACTTTGAGCGCCTGCAGGCTGCCGGGCTCGACCTGACGCACCTCTCCCCCGACGGGATGGTCGAGGTCGCGCTCCGGGACGACTCCGACCGCGCGCGGCTGAACTCGCTCGGCCTAAACTACTACGTCGCCATCGAGGATGTCGAGTCGTTCTTTGCCCGCCGCCTCGGAGCCGCACGTCGCGACGATATGGGCGGCTACATGACCTTTGCTGAAATCGTCGCCCGGATGAACGAACTGCGCGAGATCGCCTCCGACCTCGTCAGCGAGCCGGTCGTCATCGGGCGCAGTCTGCAGGACCGCCCGATCTATGCCGTCAAGGTCTCCGACAATCCCGACGAGGACGAGGAGGATGAGCCGGAAGCGCTCTACACCTCACTTATCCATGCCCGGGAGGTGATCACCGCCGAGGTCCTCTTTGGAGTGATCGAGCACCTGATCGGCAACTACGGCGCCGACGACCGCATCACCCGACTCGTAGATGAACGTCAACTCTGGTTCATCCTCTGTCACAACCCGGATGGATACTACGAGAACGAGCGCTCCAACCCCGACGGCGGCGGGATGTGGCGTAAGAATATGCGCAACAACGGCGACGGCACGATCGGCGTCGATCTCAACCGCAATTTCGGCTTCCAGTGGGGTTTCGACAACGTCGGCTCGAGCCCCAGCGGCAATTCCGAGACCTATCGTGGACCGAGCGCCTTCTCGGAGCCCGAGACCGATGCGGTTCGCCGGTGGGTCAACAATCGCCGCTTCAGCATCTCAATCTACTTCCATTCCTACAGCAACCTCTGCCTCTATCCGGTCGGCTACGACTTCCTCCAGCCGCCCGATCTGGCCGTCTTCAACGCCCTGGGCCGCCGGATGGCTCTTGAAAACGACTATCTCGTCGGTGCCCCCTGGGAGATCATCTACCGTGTCAACGGGTCGAGCGACGACTGGCTCTATTTTTCCGATGAGCACCGTCCAATCTACGCCTACACGGTCGAGGTCGGCTCGGTGGAGGACTTCTTTTGGCCGCCGCTCAACCGGGTCGAACCGCTGGTGCGGGAGAATATTGAGACCTGCCTGGCGGTGGCGGAGTTTGCCGACCTTCCCTCCCGCGTTCTAAGGCCACCCGCGGTAACCGGATTCGAAGCGATCTATCGACCCGAAGCAGACGCAGTCCACCTTGTGTGGGATGAGGTTGAGGACGACGACAATCCCCCGTCAGGCTACCGGGTGCGGGTGCAACGGCCCGTAGAGCCGATCTTCGACGATGCCGAGTCTGGCGGCGCGCTTTGGGAGCGGGTCAATTTCGCCATTTCGCAGGTCGATCAACACAGCGGCCAGCGTTCCTACCGCGCTTCGATCGCTTCGATCATGGCGACGCTCACCCTCCGCGAGGAAATCCCCCTGCCCGACACTATTTGGGCCTGGGTCAATTACAACCTGCGCACCCAAAACGGACACGGTCTGGCTTGCGAAATCTCCAGCGATGGCTTCGAGTGGCATCCTCTGCCGGGCGATAGCACCCGTAATCTGGTGCTGAACGATCAGAACCTCGGGCCGGTCCTGACCGGCAATTCCAACGGCTGGCGGCGGGCCTGGTGGACCACCGGCGGTGAAGCCGATGCAATGCGGCGCATCCGGTTCCGGCATTACCAATTTGGCTCGCGGCGCAACGATGAGATAGCCTTCATCGACGACATCGGGCCGCTGGCGGCCTATGAAGACCAGGCGGTGCTTGCCGACAGTCTTGATGCGACCGAGTGGGATGACCGGTTCCGGGGCGACGAGTTCGAGTATCAAGTGCAGGCGTTCGATGCCGAGGGCGACAGGTCGTTCTGGTCTCCGCCCCGGCAGGCTGGTGCAAGGCCCGGCGTCACCCTGGCGCTTCCCCGCGGCTGGTCGCTCGTCAGTGCCCCGGTGAGCACCGATCCGCCATCGGTCGCGAGTATTTTTGCACGTCTGATCGATGACGACCGCTTGATCCTCATCAAGAACGGCTTCGGCCGGTTCATCCTGCCGGACTGGAATATCGATCAGTTAGGAGACTGGAATCCGCTTGCCGGATATCACGTCTGGTTGACTGAAGCCGCCGAGGTCGTCTTTGCCGGTGAACTCGTCGCCGCGGAGTCCCCCATACCGCTTCTGACCGGCTGGAATACGATTGCCTATCTGCCCGAAACTCCGCTTGACGCCCCTGAGGCCCTCGCATCGGTGCGGGACAATCTGCTGCATGTCAAGGATGGAGCGGGCCGGTTCTGGGCCGTCGAGGAAGGCTTCAATAACCTCGGCGACCTCGCGCCCGGTAACGGATACAAGTTAAAAATGCGCCGCTCGGACACCTTGATCTACCCGGAAGTCGAGGGGATTATCCGACACCGCATCCGGTTCGTAGCCGCCTCTAACCCCATCTATGACGCCCCCGGTCCCGAAAATCAGAGCCTCATCCTGGAATGGCTTGAGCCGCCCCTGACCGGGACTATCCAGTTCTTCGATGGCGAGGGTAACATCTGCGGTGCCTTGGAAACCGGCCTGAATTCTTTGCAGGGTCTCCGTCAGGGGGCAGCTATATGGGGCGAGACTGAGCCGGGCGGTTCAGGCTATGCCGAAGGGGAACGAATCCGCGCGCTTTGGCGTCCAATTGAGGGCGAAGGAAGTCGCGAGGTGCGGCTGATGCCGGTTTCAGGTCCGGACCGGTTCACCCGGGATGGCCTGACGCTCTTGATGGCGCTTCTTGAACCGGACCCGATGCCGGCCCGAAAATCGATCCTGAACGCTCACCCCAACCCGTTCAACGCCCGAACGACCATATCAATCGAGACGGCTCCGAGCGAGCCGGTTGATCTTCGGGTCTATGATCTCGCCGGCCGATTGGTCGGGGGAGTCAGGTTGCAGAGCCGCGACGATGGCGCCCTCAGTTGGGACTGGAATGCAGGAGGGCATCCCGCCGGGCTATACGTCGTCCAAGCCCGGATCGGAGCCGACTTGAATTCAGCACCCCGTAAACTGAAACTACTGCTTCTGCCTTGA
- the tilS gene encoding tRNA lysidine(34) synthetase TilS: MSRRSHNATSTEATPTRFAGSIIRRFRAECRRLGILTPGSCSLVACSGGPDSAALLDLAVGLTRETDARIRVAHFDHSLRPESAGEAEAVGQMAHKYGVPFITGQAGAEIAHAPDGLHAAGRRLRYRFLTSAAREWLAEEPEASNVAILLGHQQDDQIETVLMRLLAGSGVEGLGGMAEQIMGEGDLRIRLVRPLLSFRREELEAYCRERGLAYFTDPSNDESRYPRSALRKTIIPLLEAQFGPVVRKGILRSAGLIREAGSEMARMIDEAEHNSRLDAGPGCVTLDYVRYASYYSLIRQGLLQRAVRQLLMAGRSDAIPLRIALERCQKADAAILTGRRGPTEMGGGVGIIRSGSTIRIYLAPVEWREALLRPGEKFYLPDGSLIIIEQVAAAAVRLPPVSGELVIDGDGLPSEGLLIRPARPGDRMLPLGAGHPCRVSDLLRAAGVPLEQRRTAPVLIVGSDIAALPPYRIGEHFQLRAATRRALLIRLERRSQADI, from the coding sequence ATGTCCCGTAGAAGTCATAACGCAACATCGACGGAAGCCACTCCAACGAGATTTGCCGGGTCGATCATACGGCGTTTCAGGGCTGAATGCCGCCGGTTGGGCATCCTGACGCCCGGCAGTTGCAGCCTGGTTGCCTGTTCGGGAGGACCCGACTCGGCAGCGCTGCTCGATCTGGCGGTTGGACTAACCCGTGAAACCGATGCCCGCATCCGGGTGGCGCATTTCGATCATTCGCTTCGTCCTGAGTCGGCAGGCGAAGCCGAAGCCGTCGGTCAAATGGCGCATAAGTATGGCGTGCCATTTATCACCGGACAGGCCGGTGCGGAGATCGCACACGCTCCGGATGGGCTGCACGCCGCAGGACGACGACTACGGTACCGTTTTCTGACTTCCGCCGCTCGCGAGTGGCTTGCCGAAGAGCCGGAAGCGTCCAACGTCGCGATTCTGCTTGGACATCAGCAGGACGACCAGATCGAAACCGTCCTGATGCGGCTCCTTGCCGGCTCCGGAGTCGAAGGACTGGGAGGGATGGCGGAGCAGATTATGGGGGAAGGCGATCTGCGCATCCGGCTGGTCCGGCCGCTGCTGTCGTTTCGCCGGGAGGAACTCGAAGCCTATTGCCGCGAACGCGGCCTGGCTTACTTCACCGATCCGAGCAACGACGAGTCGCGCTATCCCCGGTCGGCGCTGCGAAAGACGATCATTCCGCTTCTTGAGGCGCAGTTCGGGCCCGTAGTGCGCAAGGGTATCCTTAGATCGGCGGGACTGATTCGCGAAGCCGGCAGCGAGATGGCTCGAATGATCGACGAGGCAGAGCACAATTCCCGTCTCGATGCCGGTCCGGGCTGCGTAACTCTTGATTATGTCCGCTATGCTTCGTATTATAGTTTGATTAGGCAGGGACTGCTCCAACGCGCAGTGCGGCAACTGCTTATGGCAGGCAGGAGCGATGCGATCCCGCTTCGCATTGCGCTGGAGCGATGCCAAAAGGCCGATGCGGCGATCCTCACCGGACGTCGCGGTCCGACCGAAATGGGCGGGGGCGTCGGCATCATCAGGTCCGGCTCGACGATCCGGATATATCTTGCGCCGGTCGAATGGCGCGAAGCGTTGTTGCGACCGGGTGAGAAGTTCTACCTGCCGGACGGCAGCCTGATAATCATCGAGCAGGTTGCCGCCGCCGCGGTCCGACTTCCACCGGTTTCAGGGGAACTTGTCATCGACGGCGATGGACTGCCATCGGAGGGCCTTCTGATCCGGCCGGCCCGTCCCGGCGACCGCATGCTGCCGCTGGGCGCCGGTCATCCCTGCCGCGTGTCCGACCTTCTCCGGGCTGCCGGAGTGCCGCTTGAGCAGCGGCGAACGGCTCCGGTTCTGATCGTTGGCAGCGACATCGCTGCCCTGCCTCCCTATCGCATCGGGGAGCATTTTCAACTTCGAGCGGCCACCCGCCGCGCCCTGCTGATCCGCCTGGAGCGTCGATCGCAGGCTGACATCTAA
- a CDS encoding SPOR domain-containing protein, whose protein sequence is MSALALLLTTGSLTAFAALPDEALVELYHASDVAALEAALASTPDSTASGQFLRGLFEADGAVSKTCFSRALELNPSPALEILLRDRLDQHRRAAQAASDANTMASPLLSEPGSLWTVQTGAFSSRSGAESFARRIARFGKVEYVTKKYPDGRDLIAVTVGRFTDRSKAEALAMQIHAGTGVKGMVLKEVRN, encoded by the coding sequence ATGAGCGCTCTCGCTCTATTATTGACGACGGGAAGCCTTACTGCCTTCGCCGCGCTCCCCGATGAAGCGCTGGTCGAGCTCTATCACGCCTCGGATGTCGCTGCGCTCGAGGCTGCGCTCGCATCGACCCCGGACTCGACCGCATCCGGGCAGTTCCTTCGCGGCTTGTTCGAGGCGGATGGTGCCGTTTCAAAGACTTGTTTCAGCCGGGCTTTGGAACTGAATCCAAGCCCTGCACTCGAAATCCTCCTGCGCGACCGTCTCGACCAGCACCGACGCGCCGCTCAGGCTGCCTCCGATGCGAATACGATGGCGAGTCCTTTGTTGTCGGAGCCGGGGTCTTTATGGACGGTGCAAACCGGCGCCTTTTCGTCACGCTCCGGTGCCGAGTCTTTCGCCCGCCGTATCGCGCGGTTCGGCAAAGTGGAGTATGTCACGAAGAAGTATCCCGACGGCAGGGACTTGATCGCAGTAACCGTCGGACGGTTCACTGACCGGTCGAAAGCGGAGGCGCTTGCGATGCAGATTCATGCCGGGACGGGGGTGAAGGGGATGGTGTTGAAGGAGGTGAGGAATTGA
- a CDS encoding tetratricopeptide repeat protein — translation MTPQPDSGLLWMFVAALAAIVGVAAYSWWQKQQTRRVIPRDPYTEGLNHLLAGRLREAASAFADAIRANTDHMDAYLKLGSILRQMGKPRRAAQIHLELSVRADQPPHVLAAIYRELACDHEQAGNLDRAHRYLDRSRSLDPGTPDDLIIRLRLLEHQNRWRDAAESLKKLNSVTGRPDDRRMALYLLQEGEALCAAGKEHDGRVAFKDAMRVDPQAPTGMLHIAASYTRESRGDDAFEWLSKFMREQPDQAHLALSLLEPLLYDLGRFGEVESILKKSFEQAPANRALAVALIDLKSKKGEVDDALDLCDRALESNPDDATLLLLKTQLLRRRGADDEAGRHLDRMVQALIAKSLSLYCRSCGAEAERILPRCPACGEWHTFYGDRRK, via the coding sequence ATGACTCCTCAGCCTGACAGCGGCCTGCTCTGGATGTTCGTCGCGGCGCTGGCGGCTATCGTCGGCGTTGCGGCTTACAGTTGGTGGCAAAAACAGCAAACCCGGCGCGTCATCCCGCGCGATCCCTATACCGAGGGGCTGAACCACCTCCTCGCCGGGCGGCTGCGCGAAGCCGCGTCCGCCTTTGCCGACGCCATCCGCGCCAATACCGATCATATGGACGCCTATCTGAAATTGGGGAGCATTCTCCGGCAGATGGGCAAGCCGCGCCGCGCTGCGCAGATTCACCTCGAACTTTCGGTCCGTGCCGACCAGCCGCCTCACGTCCTCGCGGCGATCTACCGCGAACTCGCCTGTGACCACGAGCAAGCCGGCAACCTCGACCGCGCCCATCGCTACCTCGACCGGTCTCGATCCCTGGACCCGGGGACGCCCGACGACCTCATCATCCGGCTGCGACTGCTGGAACATCAGAACCGCTGGCGCGATGCGGCCGAGTCGCTGAAGAAACTCAACTCCGTAACCGGCCGTCCCGACGACCGGCGAATGGCCCTCTACCTGTTGCAGGAGGGCGAAGCGCTCTGCGCTGCCGGCAAGGAACATGACGGGCGCGTCGCCTTCAAGGATGCGATGCGGGTCGATCCCCAGGCGCCCACCGGGATGCTCCACATTGCAGCCTCCTACACCCGCGAGAGCCGCGGCGACGACGCCTTCGAGTGGCTCTCGAAATTTATGCGCGAACAACCCGATCAGGCGCACCTTGCCCTCTCCCTGCTCGAACCGCTCCTCTACGATCTGGGCCGTTTCGGTGAGGTCGAATCTATCTTGAAAAAGTCCTTCGAACAGGCGCCGGCCAATCGCGCGCTGGCGGTAGCCCTCATCGATCTGAAGTCCAAGAAGGGCGAGGTGGACGACGCACTCGACCTCTGCGACCGGGCGCTCGAGTCGAATCCCGACGACGCGACCTTGTTGCTCCTGAAGACGCAACTCCTGAGGCGGCGGGGTGCCGACGACGAAGCCGGACGGCATCTCGACCGAATGGTCCAGGCATTGATTGCGAAATCGCTATCGCTCTACTGCCGGTCGTGCGGGGCGGAAGCCGAGCGGATCCTGCCGAGGTGCCCGGCGTGCGGCGAATGGCACACCTTTTACGGCGACCGCAGAAAGTGA